A stretch of the Bacillus sp. FJAT-18017 genome encodes the following:
- a CDS encoding alpha/beta hydrolase, with protein MIGCLCIHGFTGAPYEVEPLAEHLMKVHPEWEFRIPTLPGHGEMLALKGVAFREWIEHAEEEYSVLAQRCDTIYVIGFSMGGMIASYIAANHKVDKLVLLSAAAYYLNPRQLALEIKDIARDLVHGNLAENELFLRYKQKIVQTPLTAALQFRRLVSYVRPQLELISVPTLIAQGEMDGLVPPKSAEYLYKTIPAKQKKLTYIKGSSHHICHCQEKEALFSEVEAFLQEMPEMSLST; from the coding sequence ATGATAGGCTGCTTATGCATTCATGGTTTTACTGGAGCGCCTTATGAAGTAGAGCCGCTGGCTGAACATTTAATGAAGGTACATCCAGAGTGGGAGTTCCGAATTCCTACTTTACCTGGCCATGGAGAGATGCTTGCATTAAAAGGGGTTGCTTTCCGCGAATGGATTGAACATGCCGAGGAGGAGTATTCTGTTCTTGCCCAGAGGTGCGATACTATATATGTAATTGGCTTTTCAATGGGCGGGATGATTGCGAGTTATATTGCGGCAAACCATAAAGTCGACAAGCTTGTCCTGCTAAGTGCTGCGGCCTATTATTTAAACCCAAGGCAATTGGCACTTGAGATAAAAGATATCGCAAGGGACTTGGTTCACGGGAATCTGGCCGAAAATGAATTATTTTTGCGTTATAAACAAAAAATAGTTCAGACACCACTAACCGCTGCTTTGCAGTTTCGAAGATTGGTCAGCTATGTGCGCCCACAGCTTGAATTAATCTCGGTGCCAACTCTAATAGCTCAGGGAGAAATGGACGGACTTGTTCCACCTAAAAGTGCGGAATATTTGTACAAAACGATACCTGCTAAACAGAAGAAATTAACCTATATAAAAGGTTCATCACATCATATATGTCATTGCCAGGAAAAAGAAGCCCTTTTTTCCGAGGTAGAAGCCTTTTTGCAAGAAATGCCGGAGATGTCCCTATCCACCTGA
- a CDS encoding DEAD/DEAH box helicase gives MTLTKFEELGLSPQTLKAVLKMGFEEATPIQAETIPLSMENKDLIGQAQTGTGKTAAFGIPLVEKVDISNHAVQGIIIAPTRELAIQVSEELYKIGAGKRVQVLPIYGGQDISRQIRSLKKGPHIVVGTPGRLIDHINRKTLRLDQVHTAILDEADEMLNMGFIEDIEAILAEIPAERQTLLFSATMPAPIQRMAEKFMRDPQVIRVKTKEMTVPLIEQYYVEVQEKNKFDVLTRLLDIQSPELAIIFGRTKRRVDELSEALNLRGYAAEGIHGDLTQAKRMSVLRKFKEGTIEVLVATDVAARGLDISGVTHVYNFDIPQDPESYVHRIGRTGRAGKAGMALTFVTPREKSYLSVVERTTKRKMERMTPPTLDEALEGQQRAVIERINDTIQDNNLQFYSRAAAELLEDHDASTVVAAVLKMLTKEPDTTPVKLTDESPLPQRRDRDRDRKPYDRRRTGDAKGGYDRRKKGSYGPRSGDKRPYEKRTGSKPRSYNNNTRPE, from the coding sequence ATAACATTGACCAAGTTTGAAGAACTAGGCTTGAGCCCGCAGACTCTTAAAGCCGTTTTGAAGATGGGTTTCGAAGAAGCAACGCCAATTCAGGCTGAAACCATTCCGTTGAGCATGGAAAATAAGGATTTGATTGGACAGGCACAAACAGGTACAGGGAAGACCGCCGCATTCGGAATTCCGCTTGTTGAAAAGGTCGACATTTCCAACCATGCTGTCCAGGGGATTATCATCGCACCGACCCGCGAACTGGCTATCCAGGTTTCAGAAGAGTTGTATAAAATCGGTGCCGGCAAGCGTGTCCAAGTGTTGCCTATTTACGGCGGACAGGATATTAGCCGCCAAATCCGTTCCCTAAAGAAGGGTCCTCATATTGTTGTAGGGACTCCGGGCCGTTTAATTGACCACATTAACAGGAAAACCCTCCGCCTTGATCAGGTTCATACTGCTATATTGGATGAAGCGGATGAAATGCTGAATATGGGCTTCATTGAAGATATTGAAGCGATTCTTGCAGAAATTCCAGCGGAACGCCAAACACTTCTGTTCTCGGCGACCATGCCAGCGCCAATTCAGAGGATGGCGGAGAAATTCATGCGTGATCCTCAGGTAATTCGCGTGAAAACAAAGGAAATGACTGTTCCTTTGATTGAACAGTATTATGTTGAAGTTCAGGAAAAAAATAAGTTTGATGTTCTTACAAGGCTCCTTGATATTCAATCACCTGAATTGGCCATTATTTTCGGCCGTACCAAGCGTCGTGTTGACGAGCTTTCTGAGGCTCTAAACTTACGGGGCTATGCTGCAGAGGGAATTCACGGAGATCTTACTCAAGCTAAGCGTATGTCCGTTTTGCGCAAGTTCAAAGAGGGGACAATTGAAGTCCTGGTTGCAACAGATGTTGCTGCGCGTGGTTTGGATATTTCAGGTGTAACGCATGTGTACAACTTTGACATTCCACAAGACCCTGAGTCCTATGTTCACCGCATCGGCCGTACAGGCCGTGCAGGGAAAGCTGGTATGGCCCTTACATTCGTAACACCTCGTGAAAAGTCTTATCTTTCTGTCGTGGAACGCACTACCAAGCGGAAGATGGAGCGGATGACGCCGCCAACCCTTGATGAGGCACTCGAAGGACAGCAAAGGGCAGTTATTGAGCGAATTAATGATACTATTCAAGACAATAACCTTCAGTTTTATTCCCGAGCAGCGGCAGAGCTTCTTGAAGACCATGATGCTTCAACTGTAGTTGCGGCTGTTTTGAAAATGTTAACGAAAGAACCTGACACAACCCCGGTTAAACTTACGGATGAATCACCGCTTCCACAGCGCAGGGATCGCGATCGGGACCGGAAGCCGTATGATAGGAGAAGGACTGGCGATGCCAAGGGCGGTTATGATCGCCGGAAGAAAGGCTCATATGGACCGCGCAGTGGTGACAAGCGCCCGTACGAAAAGCGGACAGGTTCAAAGCCTCGCAGCTATAACAATAATACAAGGCCTGAATAA